From candidate division KSB1 bacterium, a single genomic window includes:
- a CDS encoding coproporphyrinogen III oxidase family protein: MSETTQTLKPDPATSGKFRKETEIGSVFVSNYPAYSFWNQDYMPEFEKVLQSSPQPSTPLGLYMHIPFCRKRCKFCYFKVYTGKNSSEIQTYLNALSTEIDISSQKPAFKDRSLKFVYFGGGTPSFISAKHLKQLVDRARQAISWENVDEVAFECEPGTLTQTKLEAIKEIGVTRLSLGIENFNDNILQENGRAHLVKEIFRVSPWIKELDFDQVNIDLIAGMVGESWDTWKDTVQQTVDYDADSVTIYQMELPFNTVYSKEIMEENGKVLVANWETKREWHDYAIEELIKAGYEISSAYTLVKKNKDVSFVYRDALWQGSDMLSTGVASFGHLSGIHYQNTSNWNEYVEKLKEGKLPINRVFPTTVRDRLIRELILQTKSGRIDLSYFYNKFNVDVLSEFNSIYQKLQSDKLLDFDETEIKLTRKGLLRVDGLLPLFYDDQYKNTRYT, from the coding sequence ATGAGCGAAACGACACAAACTCTAAAACCTGATCCGGCAACTTCAGGAAAGTTTAGAAAAGAAACAGAAATTGGAAGTGTCTTTGTTTCTAATTATCCAGCCTATTCATTCTGGAACCAGGATTATATGCCTGAATTCGAGAAAGTACTACAATCCAGTCCCCAGCCTTCTACGCCGCTTGGGCTTTATATGCATATTCCATTTTGTCGCAAACGCTGTAAATTCTGTTACTTTAAGGTTTATACCGGTAAAAATAGCTCTGAAATCCAAACATATTTAAATGCATTGTCAACGGAAATTGACATTTCCAGTCAAAAACCGGCATTTAAAGATCGTTCTTTAAAATTTGTTTATTTTGGCGGAGGCACGCCATCATTTATCAGCGCCAAACATTTAAAGCAATTGGTCGATCGTGCACGACAAGCAATTTCCTGGGAGAATGTGGATGAAGTTGCATTCGAATGTGAGCCGGGAACCCTAACACAAACCAAATTGGAAGCTATCAAAGAAATTGGTGTAACGCGATTAAGCTTAGGTATTGAAAATTTTAACGATAATATTCTTCAGGAGAATGGCAGGGCACATTTAGTAAAGGAAATCTTCAGGGTATCTCCGTGGATTAAAGAGTTGGATTTTGACCAGGTGAATATTGATTTGATCGCGGGGATGGTTGGCGAAAGCTGGGACACCTGGAAAGATACGGTCCAACAAACCGTCGATTATGATGCTGACAGCGTAACAATTTACCAAATGGAATTGCCATTTAATACAGTGTATTCGAAAGAGATAATGGAGGAAAACGGCAAAGTATTAGTAGCCAATTGGGAAACCAAAAGAGAGTGGCACGATTATGCCATTGAAGAGTTAATCAAGGCCGGTTATGAAATTTCCAGCGCTTATACTTTGGTTAAAAAGAATAAGGACGTTTCATTTGTTTATCGGGATGCCCTTTGGCAAGGCAGTGATATGTTGTCGACAGGAGTCGCATCCTTCGGCCATTTGAGTGGCATTCATTATCAAAATACATCCAATTGGAATGAATATGTTGAGAAATTAAAAGAAGGCAAGCTGCCGATAAACCGGGTGTTTCCAACAACAGTTCGGGATAGATTAATTCGGGAACTCATTCTGCAAACAAAATCCGGTCGGATCGATCTTTCCTATTTTTACAATAAATTTAACGTCGATGTTTTATCTGAATTCAACTCAATCTATCAAAAGCTTCAATCTGACAAATTATTAGATTTTGATGAAACTGAAATTAAGTTAACCCGTAAGGGTTTGTTACGTGTGGATGGATTATTACCCTTGTTTTACGATGACCAATATAAAAATACACGATATACTTAA
- a CDS encoding glycosyltransferase family 4 protein produces the protein MKIAYISAGAAGMYCGSCIHDNTLAAALIRKGHDVALIPTYTPIRTDEESVSIDRIFFGGINIYLQQKSAIFRKTPEFLDKLLDSPALLNWISRFSSNTDAKELGELTISMLKGEEGKFNKELRKLAKWLKESYQPDIIQLTNSMFVGVAKYLKQELHVPVLCAMQGEDIFLDDLIEPYKTQAFNLIRDNSKDVDGFIATSEYYTEFMADYLDVALEKIHEVKLGIKLQGHGDQQKNLEDGVFTIGYLARICPEKGLHQLVKAFHQLSTKNKNLKIKLKAAGYLGKKDHVYFEDIRKKIQSLDLSEDFEYCGEVDRRQKIEFLNSIDVLSVPTIYKEPKGLFVLEALANGVPVVQPRHGAFPEIIEATEGGLLVEPGSTVDLAEGIQKIIDFPDHKNEMGKKGKQAVHKYFSDDRMAEDTLAVFEQYLSAFEKDKMSAKTDSH, from the coding sequence ATGAAAATCGCATACATATCAGCCGGAGCAGCGGGGATGTATTGTGGTAGTTGTATTCACGATAATACCCTGGCAGCCGCATTAATTAGAAAAGGGCATGATGTCGCCTTGATTCCGACTTATACCCCGATCAGAACTGACGAGGAAAGTGTCAGCATCGATCGAATTTTCTTTGGTGGAATCAATATTTATTTACAGCAGAAATCGGCAATATTTCGCAAAACACCCGAATTTTTGGATAAGCTGTTGGATTCCCCTGCGCTGCTCAATTGGATTTCTCGATTTAGTTCAAATACGGATGCGAAAGAATTGGGTGAATTAACAATTTCAATGTTAAAAGGCGAAGAAGGTAAGTTTAATAAAGAATTGCGAAAACTGGCAAAATGGTTAAAAGAGTCTTACCAACCGGATATTATTCAATTGACCAATTCGATGTTTGTCGGGGTGGCCAAATATCTGAAACAGGAATTGCATGTCCCGGTGCTTTGCGCGATGCAAGGAGAAGATATTTTTCTTGATGATCTGATCGAACCGTACAAAACACAAGCTTTCAATTTAATCAGGGATAACTCCAAAGATGTGGATGGATTTATTGCCACATCTGAATATTACACCGAATTCATGGCCGACTACCTGGATGTGGCGCTGGAAAAAATTCATGAAGTCAAACTAGGCATTAAACTTCAAGGCCATGGAGATCAACAAAAAAATCTTGAAGATGGCGTTTTCACGATAGGTTACCTTGCCCGGATCTGCCCGGAAAAAGGTTTGCATCAATTGGTGAAGGCCTTTCATCAATTATCAACGAAAAATAAGAACCTGAAAATTAAGTTAAAAGCAGCGGGTTACCTGGGTAAGAAAGATCATGTGTATTTTGAAGACATTCGAAAAAAGATCCAATCTTTGGATTTATCCGAAGACTTTGAATACTGTGGTGAAGTGGATCGAAGACAAAAAATAGAGTTTTTGAATAGTATCGATGTGCTTTCTGTTCCAACGATTTACAAAGAACCAAAGGGTCTGTTCGTCTTGGAAGCGTTGGCCAATGGCGTTCCGGTTGTGCAGCCCAGGCATGGCGCTTTTCCGGAGATTATTGAAGCGACAGAAGGTGGACTTCTGGTTGAACCGGGTTCAACTGTTGACTTAGCTGAAGGAATTCAAAAGATAATAGATTTTCCTGACCATAAAAATGAAATGGGTAAAAAAGGCAAGCAAGCTGTTCATAAATATTTTTCTGATGATCGCATGGCAGAAGACACATTAGCAGTTTTTGAGCAGTATTTAAGTGCTTTTGAAAAAGATAAAATGAGTGCTAAAACAGATAGTCATTAA
- a CDS encoding ABC transporter ATP-binding protein → MSDQLEKLSLNVLNVCKQFDTGSHTVNVLQDVSLEMSGGSAAVVTGPSGSGKSTLLHIIGTLDTPTSGKLKINGQEPFELSEPELAKFRNKSIGFIFQDHYLLPQYSVLENVLIPTLAFKTNGHDYESRAKDLLNKVGLSHRLDHLPAELSGGERQRVAVARALINQPTMLLCDEPTGNLDHANANAIADLLFELHREEQNILIVVTHSLELAGRFPKRLKLIEGKIKEE, encoded by the coding sequence ATGTCAGATCAATTAGAAAAGCTTTCTCTGAATGTCTTAAATGTGTGCAAGCAATTTGACACGGGAAGCCATACCGTAAATGTCCTTCAAGATGTTTCTCTGGAAATGTCGGGAGGGTCTGCTGCAGTAGTCACAGGGCCGTCCGGATCGGGGAAAAGTACATTATTACATATTATTGGAACTTTGGACACTCCCACATCAGGGAAACTCAAAATTAACGGGCAGGAACCATTTGAATTATCTGAACCGGAACTTGCAAAGTTCAGGAACAAAAGTATAGGATTTATCTTCCAGGATCATTACTTGCTGCCTCAATATTCGGTTTTGGAAAATGTCCTGATCCCAACATTGGCCTTTAAAACCAACGGCCATGATTACGAAAGTCGGGCTAAAGACTTACTGAACAAGGTTGGGTTGTCCCACCGCCTGGATCATCTTCCTGCAGAACTTTCCGGCGGAGAACGACAGCGTGTCGCCGTTGCCCGGGCACTCATCAATCAGCCAACTATGTTGTTGTGTGATGAGCCAACCGGGAATTTGGATCACGCCAATGCGAATGCCATCGCCGATCTATTGTTCGAATTACATCGGGAGGAACAAAATATTTTGATCGTTGTAACTCATAGCCTGGAATTGGCCGGGCGTTTTCCAAAACGATTAAAATTGATCGAAGGAAAAATTAAAGAAGAATAA
- a CDS encoding sodium:solute symporter family protein, translating into MMIIAVIFSYLILVLLIGVLSHRFFKSTSEDYFVASRSIGPFILLMSLFGTNMTAFAILGASGEAYRVGIGVFAMLASSSALVIPTVFFFIGTRLWALGKKFGYLTQVQYFRDRWGSDGLGLLLFIVLVALVIPYLLIGVMGGGITLNLITNDQIPAWVGGLLVCLVVMMYVTYSGARGTAWVNTFQTLVFMILGAVSFVVIVNKLGGLSTAIATISKSNPDLLIQGEHIQPLKLLTYTLIPVSTAMFPHLFMHWLTAKRAETFRYTIMFYPLCILIVWIPSVLLGIFGNIDFPDLQGAEGNSVLIRMVALYAPGFLGGLLAAGVFAAIMSSLDSQTLALGTMFTQDIVRHYGFHNKMSEKQQVLFGRAFVFFIIGITYILSLVMERSIFRLAVWSFTGFASLLPVVVAAVFWKRSTKYGALASISSVVILWIYFFKQGWENPGYTIAESGMMPVGVMLVVSALAMVVGSLVTKPPEDGRLKRFFPGTN; encoded by the coding sequence ATAATGATCATTGCGGTTATTTTTTCCTACTTAATTCTCGTCCTGCTCATTGGAGTTCTCAGCCATAGGTTTTTTAAAAGCACCAGTGAAGATTATTTTGTCGCCAGCAGAAGTATTGGTCCTTTTATATTGTTGATGTCCCTTTTTGGCACCAATATGACAGCATTCGCAATTCTTGGGGCTTCCGGAGAAGCCTATCGGGTAGGTATCGGCGTTTTTGCAATGCTGGCTTCATCTTCTGCATTGGTGATTCCAACTGTGTTTTTTTTCATAGGTACACGATTGTGGGCATTGGGAAAGAAATTTGGTTATTTAACCCAGGTTCAATATTTTCGTGATCGATGGGGCTCTGATGGACTTGGTTTGTTACTATTCATAGTTCTGGTGGCATTGGTTATTCCTTACCTGTTGATTGGTGTCATGGGAGGTGGCATCACCTTGAACCTTATTACCAATGATCAGATTCCTGCCTGGGTAGGAGGACTGCTGGTTTGTCTGGTGGTTATGATGTATGTAACTTATAGCGGAGCAAGAGGAACCGCCTGGGTAAATACATTTCAAACATTGGTATTTATGATTTTAGGAGCTGTATCTTTCGTTGTTATTGTGAATAAATTAGGCGGCCTATCAACTGCCATAGCAACCATTTCAAAATCCAATCCTGATTTACTCATCCAGGGTGAACATATCCAACCACTTAAGTTATTAACGTATACACTAATTCCTGTTTCGACTGCGATGTTTCCGCATTTATTTATGCATTGGCTTACAGCTAAACGGGCAGAGACCTTTCGTTACACGATCATGTTTTACCCGCTATGCATTTTAATCGTATGGATACCCAGCGTATTACTGGGGATATTTGGCAATATCGATTTTCCTGATCTGCAAGGCGCCGAGGGGAATTCTGTTTTAATAAGAATGGTGGCGTTGTACGCCCCGGGCTTTTTAGGTGGACTGTTAGCTGCCGGTGTGTTTGCCGCCATCATGTCTTCGTTGGATTCGCAGACCCTCGCTTTAGGAACCATGTTCACCCAGGATATTGTCAGGCATTATGGTTTCCATAATAAAATGAGTGAAAAACAGCAAGTATTGTTTGGACGAGCCTTTGTTTTTTTTATTATTGGGATTACCTATATTTTGTCACTGGTAATGGAACGAAGTATTTTCAGATTGGCGGTGTGGTCATTCACCGGTTTTGCATCTTTATTGCCGGTGGTTGTTGCAGCCGTTTTTTGGAAGCGAAGCACTAAATACGGCGCATTGGCTTCGATTAGTAGTGTTGTTATTCTTTGGATATACTTTTTTAAACAAGGTTGGGAGAATCCGGGTTACACCATTGCGGAAAGTGGAATGATGCCGGTTGGCGTTATGTTGGTTGTATCTGCCTTAGCAATGGTAGTTGGTTCGTTGGTTACCAAGCCACCGGAAGATGGTCGGCTTAAACGATTTTTTCCTGGAACCAACTAA
- a CDS encoding TonB-dependent receptor — protein sequence MIKYLSIGFVILLMTSLVFGQEEEIKSYALKDSLVVEAERVSKFPIYNSIAAKVPISIQQTPASVEVVTSATFSSQNGIVLGDALKNISGVNIQSNFGTTDYFLIRGFDSLTNGLVLTDGTAEPEVSFYNLYNVQRIEVLKGPSAFLYGGNPLSGAVNLVRKKPMFVNFSRFSGSYGNYATFRGTADLNVYKPSMNLAFRLNALYQESDNYRDNKSNDNKSINPALTLRIGNRSILTANYEYVRSSYRPDSGLPLLFQSEGGIIPDVPRTNSYQSPVDQSEQQISRVQIDFNTKINDFISIQSRTYFTDLDWVSKGTLIDGAFQTSPSNTSVNRFLLELRDRQKLLGNQLEALFSFETGSIEHKLLTGFEVSRLTDDFTLLASLLPGIDLFNPVETFDPRIPLFPLQGEKGDARSTVYAPYFVDKISFLDRCIVFAGGRYDVINFDEKINMTERSYKKFSPMFGFGYSPIHSISFYGNAGKAFAPPSSRVIGDRKPEESTQFEVGVKKRLFENKLNATLAFYQLEKDNIAIPDDNGVTQQIGSQRSRGIEFQVMAKPHRNMVALFSYAYTDAELTEFGELSIVGFDQSFNPIFLVIDRSGNKPAFVPNHILNLWVTQEFRNGVGIGAGGRYLSSQYISEDNAFEIDSYLLIDATVFYNYKGMRLGLNFKNLTNKEYEMRGFGSGSVIPANPRSLYLSADWSI from the coding sequence ATGATTAAATATTTATCTATCGGTTTTGTAATATTGTTAATGACTTCGCTGGTTTTTGGTCAGGAAGAAGAAATCAAATCATACGCGCTAAAAGATTCTCTTGTGGTTGAAGCGGAAAGAGTATCAAAATTCCCGATCTATAATTCTATTGCTGCAAAAGTACCTATTTCTATTCAACAAACCCCTGCCAGCGTAGAAGTTGTAACCAGCGCCACATTTTCCAGTCAGAATGGAATTGTTCTGGGTGATGCTCTAAAGAATATAAGTGGTGTAAATATTCAATCCAATTTTGGCACGACTGACTATTTTCTCATTCGGGGTTTTGATTCGCTAACCAATGGTTTGGTACTAACTGATGGAACGGCAGAACCGGAAGTTTCTTTCTATAATTTATACAATGTTCAGCGCATCGAAGTACTAAAAGGGCCCAGTGCGTTTTTATACGGCGGGAATCCATTATCCGGCGCCGTAAACCTTGTTCGAAAAAAACCCATGTTTGTCAACTTTTCGCGGTTTTCAGGCTCCTATGGCAATTATGCAACATTCCGAGGTACTGCAGATCTGAATGTTTACAAACCATCGATGAATCTTGCATTTCGGTTGAACGCTTTGTATCAAGAATCTGATAATTATCGCGATAATAAATCGAATGACAATAAAAGTATAAATCCGGCACTAACTCTGCGAATCGGGAATCGCAGTATATTGACGGCTAATTATGAATATGTTAGGAGTAGTTATCGGCCTGATTCCGGATTGCCCCTGCTTTTTCAATCCGAAGGAGGAATCATTCCAGATGTACCAAGGACTAATTCTTACCAGTCACCAGTAGATCAATCAGAACAGCAAATTTCCAGGGTTCAAATTGATTTTAATACTAAGATTAATGATTTTATTTCAATTCAGAGCAGAACGTATTTTACGGATTTGGATTGGGTTTCAAAGGGAACCCTTATTGACGGGGCTTTTCAGACATCTCCTTCAAATACGAGCGTGAATCGATTTCTTCTAGAACTTAGAGACCGGCAAAAACTACTCGGTAATCAACTTGAAGCACTATTTTCGTTCGAAACCGGATCCATTGAACATAAATTATTAACCGGTTTTGAAGTCAGTAGATTGACTGATGATTTCACTTTACTTGCCTCTTTATTGCCAGGAATCGATCTGTTTAATCCTGTTGAAACGTTTGATCCGCGTATACCGCTTTTTCCACTTCAAGGTGAAAAAGGGGATGCCCGCAGCACAGTCTATGCTCCTTATTTTGTCGACAAAATTTCTTTTTTAGATCGCTGTATTGTTTTTGCAGGCGGCCGGTATGATGTGATTAATTTCGACGAAAAAATCAATATGACTGAGCGAAGCTATAAAAAATTCAGTCCCATGTTCGGATTTGGCTATTCGCCTATTCATTCGATATCCTTTTATGGCAATGCTGGAAAAGCGTTTGCACCACCTTCCAGCAGGGTTATTGGAGATCGAAAACCGGAAGAAAGTACCCAGTTTGAGGTTGGAGTAAAAAAACGATTATTTGAAAATAAACTAAATGCAACGCTAGCTTTTTACCAACTGGAAAAGGACAACATAGCCATTCCGGATGATAATGGCGTTACACAACAGATAGGAAGCCAGCGGTCTAGAGGCATTGAATTCCAGGTGATGGCTAAGCCGCATAGAAATATGGTAGCGCTATTTTCATATGCATATACAGATGCAGAATTAACAGAATTTGGCGAGCTGTCTATTGTGGGATTTGATCAAAGCTTTAACCCGATATTTCTGGTTATTGATCGTAGTGGTAACAAACCTGCTTTTGTTCCGAATCATATTCTAAATTTATGGGTCACGCAAGAATTCAGAAATGGAGTTGGCATTGGCGCCGGAGGTCGATATTTAAGTAGTCAGTATATTTCTGAGGACAATGCGTTTGAAATTGATTCTTATCTACTTATTGATGCCACGGTTTTTTATAATTACAAAGGAATGAGGCTCGGTCTGAATTTTAAAAACTTGACCAATAAAGAATATGAAATGCGGGGATTTGGGTCGGGATCAGTGATCCCTGCAAATCCGAGATCACTTTACCTCTCTGCAGATTGGAGTATTTAG
- a CDS encoding PQQ-like beta-propeller repeat protein — MTIKIQNNLFMFFSIFLFIALLGSTFLPDTGIDGNVKNDWSQYRGPNRDGISSETGLIKNWPDNGPKLIWKTKAGDGYSAISISKGKLFTMWAEGRHEYLFCLDVQSGKKLWRYEVGSSLYNDQGNGPRSCPTVDGELVYAISGKGNLHAVNVENGKKVWGHDLVKEFGGRVARWGYASSPLVEDNKLLVEVAGKEFAYAAFDKITGQVIWTSHSDRPGYSSPIAIDVNGSRQILFFSASGLHGISPVDGKLLWRYKWRTDFDANIAIPIFIAPDKVFISTNYGVGATVLQIKGKDGKFIASPVWRKRVMRNHFNSSVLHGKYIYGFDNSMLKCIDSTNGKEMWKTRGFQKGSLLFADGHFFVLGERGKLALVEANPSRYIEKASVQMLKGKCWTMPTLAGGKLFLRNQSEMICLDVSGS, encoded by the coding sequence ATGACAATTAAGATTCAAAACAACCTATTTATGTTTTTTAGTATCTTTCTGTTTATTGCCCTTTTGGGAAGTACATTTCTGCCAGATACTGGAATAGATGGCAATGTAAAAAATGATTGGTCACAATACCGAGGACCTAATAGGGATGGCATTTCATCTGAAACCGGGTTAATAAAAAATTGGCCCGACAATGGCCCAAAATTAATTTGGAAAACTAAAGCTGGCGATGGCTATTCCGCTATTTCAATTTCTAAAGGCAAGCTTTTTACCATGTGGGCGGAAGGTCGCCATGAGTATTTATTCTGTTTAGATGTGCAAAGCGGTAAGAAGTTGTGGCGTTATGAAGTTGGTAGCAGCCTTTATAATGATCAAGGAAATGGCCCGCGGTCTTGTCCAACCGTCGATGGGGAACTGGTATATGCCATTAGCGGGAAGGGCAATCTCCATGCTGTAAATGTTGAGAATGGCAAAAAAGTATGGGGGCATGATCTTGTTAAGGAATTCGGCGGCAGGGTAGCCAGATGGGGATATGCATCCTCTCCTTTGGTTGAAGATAATAAACTCCTGGTTGAAGTTGCCGGAAAAGAATTCGCATATGCGGCATTTGATAAAATTACCGGTCAGGTTATCTGGACTTCTCATTCGGATCGGCCCGGTTATTCTTCACCCATTGCAATTGATGTCAATGGTAGCAGGCAAATTCTCTTTTTTAGCGCCAGTGGGCTTCATGGCATTTCACCCGTAGATGGTAAACTTCTCTGGCGTTACAAATGGAGAACGGATTTTGATGCGAATATTGCCATCCCAATTTTTATTGCTCCGGATAAGGTATTTATTTCGACCAACTATGGCGTTGGAGCAACAGTGCTGCAAATAAAAGGAAAGGATGGTAAATTCATAGCCTCACCGGTTTGGCGCAAACGTGTCATGAGAAATCATTTTAATTCTTCGGTATTGCATGGAAAGTATATCTATGGATTTGACAATTCTATGCTGAAATGTATAGATTCAACCAACGGCAAAGAAATGTGGAAAACCCGGGGCTTTCAGAAAGGCTCTTTACTTTTTGCTGACGGCCACTTCTTTGTATTGGGTGAACGTGGCAAGCTGGCTTTGGTTGAGGCAAATCCGAGTAGATACATTGAAAAGGCTAGTGTGCAAATGTTAAAGGGCAAATGTTGGACCATGCCGACTCTTGCCGGTGGTAAATTATTCTTAAGAAATCAAAGTGAAATGATTTGTTTGGATGTTTCCGGATCTTAG